One window from the genome of Salvia miltiorrhiza cultivar Shanhuang (shh) chromosome 7, IMPLAD_Smil_shh, whole genome shotgun sequence encodes:
- the LOC130994807 gene encoding putative late blight resistance protein homolog R1A-4 isoform X3, whose product MAAYAALASLLNTIHHMMTHPRLSTSFHNNQIRALEEKAALLLNFIETYNYGGGGCEEAQDLESLIASAAHTAEDMIESYIANQLLPLSGDDEETTLSISLYLQKKRAIEEKNAAAVGDVDQFHGGSNQAIEEPAPHVAGDECMNYLRQIIKDMVAMIEKANELKEKQRLREDQPPTHSTPPLTQTGDETAMVGFGDELIQLLEELTGHQSNLHIISIVGMGGMGKTTLAKNVYTNKLIIHRFDIRAWATVSQQYNAKQILQQLLSDKANSSDKDVDKLGEQLHKTLFGRRYLIILDDIWSVEAWDEVRRFFPDNGNGSRIVLTTRLSEVANNCGSSCFAKNLLDENESWELFCKKAFQNEDCPTELEKVGREIVRLCKGLALSIVVIGGSLLKSPRSVGYWKSVAKDIESSPNSKEKEESLDVLFSSYNHLPPHLKPCFLHIGVLKLINYEKLQISSIIQLWVAEGFLKSNGGQVLEGIAEDYLKELIDRNMILVVKRSRNGKMKCCDIHDLLRDLCLKVAEQQGFFHVITRCPVLGTERRLVYDNDPWWRTTRFPLARSILKYRFDEEDTSKNRLLRILDKGSVKKSLGCVNLRYLALWNPNELGRLELPSSLSLVWNLHSLIFHKSFIDHLRVVAPIEIWKMRNLRHIKCNQIYVPQPDGQDDLLILENFLTLGNALNFRLSEDVCKIIPNIKILHLLYDV is encoded by the exons ATGGCAGCTTATGCAGCTCTCGCTTCTCTCTTGAACACCATTCACCACATGATGACCCATCCTCGTCTCTCCACTTCTTTCCACAACAATCAGATCCGAGCTCTTGAGGAAAAGGCTGCTTTGTTGCTCAATTTCATAGAGACCTATAATTATGGTGGTGGAGGTTGCGAAGAAGCACAAGATCTGGAAAGCCTAATCGCATCTGCAGCTCATACGGCTGAAGATATGATTGAATCATATATCGCCAATCAACTCCTTCCTCTATCAGGTGATGATGAGGAAACAACTTTGAGTATTTCGTTGTATCTACAGAAAAAAAGggcaattgaagagaaaaatgCAGCTGCAGTTGGAGATGTGGATCAATTTCATGGTGGATCCAACCAAGCAATTGAAGAGCCTGCACCTCATGTGGCTGGAGATGAATGCATGAACTATCTGCGGCAGATAATTAAAGACATGGTTGCTATGATCGAAAAGGCCAATGAGTTGAAGGAGAAACAGAGGTTGAGAGAGGACCAACCCCCCACGCATTCAACACCTCCTCTTACTCAGACCGGAGACGAAACTGCTATGGTGGGATTTGGTGATGAGTTGATTCAGCTTCTCGAGGAGCTCACCGGTCATCAATCCAAtctacatatcatctcaatcgTGGGTATGGGCGGGATGGGTAAGACTACTcttgccaaaaatgtttatacTAATAAACTCATCATCCATCGCTTTGATATTCGTGCTTGGGCGACCGTATCTCAGCAATACAATGCTAAACAAATTCTTCAACAACTTCTTTCTGACAAAGCCAACTCCTCCGATAAAGATGTAGATAAATTAGGGGAACAATTGCATAAAACTTTATTTGGTAGAAGATATTTGATCATATTAGATGACATATGGAGTGTTGAAGCTTGGGATGAAGTGAGGCGTTTCTTTCCCGACAATGGAAATGGAAGCCGCATTGTTCTAACTACTAGGTTGTCAGAGGTGGCTAACAATTGCGGCTCTTCGTGCTTTGCGAAGAATCTTCTAGATGAGAATGAAAGTTGGGAATTATTCTGTAAAAAGGCATTCCAAAATGAAGATTGCCCTACTGAACTTGAGAAAGTCGGAAGGGAGATTGTTAGATTATGCAAAGGACTAGCATTGTCCATTGTTGTGATTGGTGGGAGTCTTCTAAAGTCTCCTAGGTCAGTAGGATATTGGAAGAGTGTTGCCAAAGATATAGAATCAAGTCCCAATtcaaaagagaaagaagaaagcTTAGATGTATTGTTTTCAAGTTATAACCACTTGCCTCCTCATCTAAAGCCTTGTTTTCTTCATATTGGAGTTCTTAAACTTATTAATTATGAGAAGCTCCAAATCTCGAGCATCATCCAACTTTGGGTTGCTGAGGGATTTTTGAAATCAAATGGAGGCCAAGTTTTGGAAGGGATTGCAGAGGATTACTTGAAGGAACTTATTGATAGAAATATGATATTAGTTGTGAAGCGAAGTAGAAATGGGAAGATGAAATGTTGTGATATTCATGATCTTTTGAGAGACTTATGCTTAAAAGTAGCGGAGCAACAAGGGTTTTTTCATGTGATCACTCGATGCCCTGTACTAGGCACAGAACGCCGCCTCGTATATGACAATGATCCTTGGTGGCGAACCACCAGGTTTCCACTCGCACGCTCTATCTTGAAATATCGGTTTGACGAGGAGGACACTTCAAAAAATAGATTGTTGAGAATTTTGGATAAAGGGTCAGTTAAAAAATCACTAGGGTGTGTTAACTTGCGCTACCTTGCTTTGTGGAACCCGAATGAACTGGGTAGGTTGGAGCTTCCTAGTTCATTATCCTTGGTGTGGAATTTGCATTCTTTGATCTTTCATAAATCTTTCATAGATCATTTGAGAGTTGTTGCACCAATTGAAATTTGGAAGATGCGAAATCTTAGGCATATCAAATGTAATCAAATTTACGTTCCTCAACCCGATGGACAAGATGACTTGTTAATTTTGGAAAATTTTCTGACTCTTGGGAATGCATTGAATTTCAGGTTGAGTGAGGATGTGTGCAAGATCATTCCCAACATCAAGATATTGCATCTACTTTATGATG TTTGA
- the LOC130994807 gene encoding putative late blight resistance protein homolog R1A-4 isoform X2 — MAAYAALASLLNTIHHMMTHPRLSTSFHNNQIRALEEKAALLLNFIETYNYGGGGCEEAQDLESLIASAAHTAEDMIESYIANQLLPLSGDDEETTLSISLYLQKKRAIEEKNAAAVGDVDQFHGGSNQAIEEPAPHVAGDECMNYLRQIIKDMVAMIEKANELKEKQRLREDQPPTHSTPPLTQTGDETAMVGFGDELIQLLEELTGHQSNLHIISIVGMGGMGKTTLAKNVYTNKLIIHRFDIRAWATVSQQYNAKQILQQLLSDKANSSDKDVDKLGEQLHKTLFGRRYLIILDDIWSVEAWDEVRRFFPDNGNGSRIVLTTRLSEVANNCGSSCFAKNLLDENESWELFCKKAFQNEDCPTELEKVGREIVRLCKGLALSIVVIGGSLLKSPRSVGYWKSVAKDIESSPNSKEKEESLDVLFSSYNHLPPHLKPCFLHIGVLKLINYEKLQISSIIQLWVAEGFLKSNGGQVLEGIAEDYLKELIDRNMILVVKRSRNGKMKCCDIHDLLRDLCLKVAEQQGFFHVITRCPVLGTERRLVYDNDPWWRTTRFPLARSILKYRFDEEDTSKNRLLRILDKGSVKKSLGCVNLRYLALWNPNELGRLELPSSLSLVWNLHSLIFHKSFIDHLRVVAPIEIWKMRNLRHIKCNQIYVPQPDGQDDLLILENFLTLGNALNFRLSEDVCKIIPNIKILHLLYDGKLRGYDDSLKGCLCNLDRLHKLESLKVRCDSGWWDYKLNEILTFPSSLNKLTLNCFQFDWEDLTTIGSLPLLEVLQIVVISRFWKSLFFMICGT; from the exons ATGGCAGCTTATGCAGCTCTCGCTTCTCTCTTGAACACCATTCACCACATGATGACCCATCCTCGTCTCTCCACTTCTTTCCACAACAATCAGATCCGAGCTCTTGAGGAAAAGGCTGCTTTGTTGCTCAATTTCATAGAGACCTATAATTATGGTGGTGGAGGTTGCGAAGAAGCACAAGATCTGGAAAGCCTAATCGCATCTGCAGCTCATACGGCTGAAGATATGATTGAATCATATATCGCCAATCAACTCCTTCCTCTATCAGGTGATGATGAGGAAACAACTTTGAGTATTTCGTTGTATCTACAGAAAAAAAGggcaattgaagagaaaaatgCAGCTGCAGTTGGAGATGTGGATCAATTTCATGGTGGATCCAACCAAGCAATTGAAGAGCCTGCACCTCATGTGGCTGGAGATGAATGCATGAACTATCTGCGGCAGATAATTAAAGACATGGTTGCTATGATCGAAAAGGCCAATGAGTTGAAGGAGAAACAGAGGTTGAGAGAGGACCAACCCCCCACGCATTCAACACCTCCTCTTACTCAGACCGGAGACGAAACTGCTATGGTGGGATTTGGTGATGAGTTGATTCAGCTTCTCGAGGAGCTCACCGGTCATCAATCCAAtctacatatcatctcaatcgTGGGTATGGGCGGGATGGGTAAGACTACTcttgccaaaaatgtttatacTAATAAACTCATCATCCATCGCTTTGATATTCGTGCTTGGGCGACCGTATCTCAGCAATACAATGCTAAACAAATTCTTCAACAACTTCTTTCTGACAAAGCCAACTCCTCCGATAAAGATGTAGATAAATTAGGGGAACAATTGCATAAAACTTTATTTGGTAGAAGATATTTGATCATATTAGATGACATATGGAGTGTTGAAGCTTGGGATGAAGTGAGGCGTTTCTTTCCCGACAATGGAAATGGAAGCCGCATTGTTCTAACTACTAGGTTGTCAGAGGTGGCTAACAATTGCGGCTCTTCGTGCTTTGCGAAGAATCTTCTAGATGAGAATGAAAGTTGGGAATTATTCTGTAAAAAGGCATTCCAAAATGAAGATTGCCCTACTGAACTTGAGAAAGTCGGAAGGGAGATTGTTAGATTATGCAAAGGACTAGCATTGTCCATTGTTGTGATTGGTGGGAGTCTTCTAAAGTCTCCTAGGTCAGTAGGATATTGGAAGAGTGTTGCCAAAGATATAGAATCAAGTCCCAATtcaaaagagaaagaagaaagcTTAGATGTATTGTTTTCAAGTTATAACCACTTGCCTCCTCATCTAAAGCCTTGTTTTCTTCATATTGGAGTTCTTAAACTTATTAATTATGAGAAGCTCCAAATCTCGAGCATCATCCAACTTTGGGTTGCTGAGGGATTTTTGAAATCAAATGGAGGCCAAGTTTTGGAAGGGATTGCAGAGGATTACTTGAAGGAACTTATTGATAGAAATATGATATTAGTTGTGAAGCGAAGTAGAAATGGGAAGATGAAATGTTGTGATATTCATGATCTTTTGAGAGACTTATGCTTAAAAGTAGCGGAGCAACAAGGGTTTTTTCATGTGATCACTCGATGCCCTGTACTAGGCACAGAACGCCGCCTCGTATATGACAATGATCCTTGGTGGCGAACCACCAGGTTTCCACTCGCACGCTCTATCTTGAAATATCGGTTTGACGAGGAGGACACTTCAAAAAATAGATTGTTGAGAATTTTGGATAAAGGGTCAGTTAAAAAATCACTAGGGTGTGTTAACTTGCGCTACCTTGCTTTGTGGAACCCGAATGAACTGGGTAGGTTGGAGCTTCCTAGTTCATTATCCTTGGTGTGGAATTTGCATTCTTTGATCTTTCATAAATCTTTCATAGATCATTTGAGAGTTGTTGCACCAATTGAAATTTGGAAGATGCGAAATCTTAGGCATATCAAATGTAATCAAATTTACGTTCCTCAACCCGATGGACAAGATGACTTGTTAATTTTGGAAAATTTTCTGACTCTTGGGAATGCATTGAATTTCAGGTTGAGTGAGGATGTGTGCAAGATCATTCCCAACATCAAGATATTGCATCTACTTTATGATGGTAAGTTGCGAGGATACGATGATAGTTTGAAAGGGTGTTTGTGTAATCTTGATCGCTTGCATAAACTTGAATCACTCAAAGTGAGATGCGACAGTGGTTGGTGGGATTATAAGCTGAATGAGATACTCACATTTCCCAGTTCGCTAAACAAGTTGACCTTGAATTGTTTCCAGTTTGATTGGGAAGATCTGACAACGATTGGTTCGTTGCCCCTACTGGAAGTTCTC CAGATAGTTGTCATTTCCCGATTCTGGAAAAGCTTGTTCTTCATGATATGTGGTACTTGA
- the LOC130994807 gene encoding putative late blight resistance protein homolog R1A-4 isoform X1, protein MAAYAALASLLNTIHHMMTHPRLSTSFHNNQIRALEEKAALLLNFIETYNYGGGGCEEAQDLESLIASAAHTAEDMIESYIANQLLPLSGDDEETTLSISLYLQKKRAIEEKNAAAVGDVDQFHGGSNQAIEEPAPHVAGDECMNYLRQIIKDMVAMIEKANELKEKQRLREDQPPTHSTPPLTQTGDETAMVGFGDELIQLLEELTGHQSNLHIISIVGMGGMGKTTLAKNVYTNKLIIHRFDIRAWATVSQQYNAKQILQQLLSDKANSSDKDVDKLGEQLHKTLFGRRYLIILDDIWSVEAWDEVRRFFPDNGNGSRIVLTTRLSEVANNCGSSCFAKNLLDENESWELFCKKAFQNEDCPTELEKVGREIVRLCKGLALSIVVIGGSLLKSPRSVGYWKSVAKDIESSPNSKEKEESLDVLFSSYNHLPPHLKPCFLHIGVLKLINYEKLQISSIIQLWVAEGFLKSNGGQVLEGIAEDYLKELIDRNMILVVKRSRNGKMKCCDIHDLLRDLCLKVAEQQGFFHVITRCPVLGTERRLVYDNDPWWRTTRFPLARSILKYRFDEEDTSKNRLLRILDKGSVKKSLGCVNLRYLALWNPNELGRLELPSSLSLVWNLHSLIFHKSFIDHLRVVAPIEIWKMRNLRHIKCNQIYVPQPDGQDDLLILENFLTLGNALNFRLSEDVCKIIPNIKILHLLYDGKLRGYDDSLKGCLCNLDRLHKLESLKVRCDSGWWDYKLNEILTFPSSLNKLTLNCFQFDWEDLTTIGSLPLLEVLQLRSNYVRKGRTWSPVEGQFQRLKFLKIDNCNLTCWDADSCHFPILEKLVLHDMWYLKEIPWGIAIKIKEDQLECYGNDELQIQVDMGKHEVQSFMAMVETEGLTLNNIQFNTNLFC, encoded by the exons ATGGCAGCTTATGCAGCTCTCGCTTCTCTCTTGAACACCATTCACCACATGATGACCCATCCTCGTCTCTCCACTTCTTTCCACAACAATCAGATCCGAGCTCTTGAGGAAAAGGCTGCTTTGTTGCTCAATTTCATAGAGACCTATAATTATGGTGGTGGAGGTTGCGAAGAAGCACAAGATCTGGAAAGCCTAATCGCATCTGCAGCTCATACGGCTGAAGATATGATTGAATCATATATCGCCAATCAACTCCTTCCTCTATCAGGTGATGATGAGGAAACAACTTTGAGTATTTCGTTGTATCTACAGAAAAAAAGggcaattgaagagaaaaatgCAGCTGCAGTTGGAGATGTGGATCAATTTCATGGTGGATCCAACCAAGCAATTGAAGAGCCTGCACCTCATGTGGCTGGAGATGAATGCATGAACTATCTGCGGCAGATAATTAAAGACATGGTTGCTATGATCGAAAAGGCCAATGAGTTGAAGGAGAAACAGAGGTTGAGAGAGGACCAACCCCCCACGCATTCAACACCTCCTCTTACTCAGACCGGAGACGAAACTGCTATGGTGGGATTTGGTGATGAGTTGATTCAGCTTCTCGAGGAGCTCACCGGTCATCAATCCAAtctacatatcatctcaatcgTGGGTATGGGCGGGATGGGTAAGACTACTcttgccaaaaatgtttatacTAATAAACTCATCATCCATCGCTTTGATATTCGTGCTTGGGCGACCGTATCTCAGCAATACAATGCTAAACAAATTCTTCAACAACTTCTTTCTGACAAAGCCAACTCCTCCGATAAAGATGTAGATAAATTAGGGGAACAATTGCATAAAACTTTATTTGGTAGAAGATATTTGATCATATTAGATGACATATGGAGTGTTGAAGCTTGGGATGAAGTGAGGCGTTTCTTTCCCGACAATGGAAATGGAAGCCGCATTGTTCTAACTACTAGGTTGTCAGAGGTGGCTAACAATTGCGGCTCTTCGTGCTTTGCGAAGAATCTTCTAGATGAGAATGAAAGTTGGGAATTATTCTGTAAAAAGGCATTCCAAAATGAAGATTGCCCTACTGAACTTGAGAAAGTCGGAAGGGAGATTGTTAGATTATGCAAAGGACTAGCATTGTCCATTGTTGTGATTGGTGGGAGTCTTCTAAAGTCTCCTAGGTCAGTAGGATATTGGAAGAGTGTTGCCAAAGATATAGAATCAAGTCCCAATtcaaaagagaaagaagaaagcTTAGATGTATTGTTTTCAAGTTATAACCACTTGCCTCCTCATCTAAAGCCTTGTTTTCTTCATATTGGAGTTCTTAAACTTATTAATTATGAGAAGCTCCAAATCTCGAGCATCATCCAACTTTGGGTTGCTGAGGGATTTTTGAAATCAAATGGAGGCCAAGTTTTGGAAGGGATTGCAGAGGATTACTTGAAGGAACTTATTGATAGAAATATGATATTAGTTGTGAAGCGAAGTAGAAATGGGAAGATGAAATGTTGTGATATTCATGATCTTTTGAGAGACTTATGCTTAAAAGTAGCGGAGCAACAAGGGTTTTTTCATGTGATCACTCGATGCCCTGTACTAGGCACAGAACGCCGCCTCGTATATGACAATGATCCTTGGTGGCGAACCACCAGGTTTCCACTCGCACGCTCTATCTTGAAATATCGGTTTGACGAGGAGGACACTTCAAAAAATAGATTGTTGAGAATTTTGGATAAAGGGTCAGTTAAAAAATCACTAGGGTGTGTTAACTTGCGCTACCTTGCTTTGTGGAACCCGAATGAACTGGGTAGGTTGGAGCTTCCTAGTTCATTATCCTTGGTGTGGAATTTGCATTCTTTGATCTTTCATAAATCTTTCATAGATCATTTGAGAGTTGTTGCACCAATTGAAATTTGGAAGATGCGAAATCTTAGGCATATCAAATGTAATCAAATTTACGTTCCTCAACCCGATGGACAAGATGACTTGTTAATTTTGGAAAATTTTCTGACTCTTGGGAATGCATTGAATTTCAGGTTGAGTGAGGATGTGTGCAAGATCATTCCCAACATCAAGATATTGCATCTACTTTATGATGGTAAGTTGCGAGGATACGATGATAGTTTGAAAGGGTGTTTGTGTAATCTTGATCGCTTGCATAAACTTGAATCACTCAAAGTGAGATGCGACAGTGGTTGGTGGGATTATAAGCTGAATGAGATACTCACATTTCCCAGTTCGCTAAACAAGTTGACCTTGAATTGTTTCCAGTTTGATTGGGAAGATCTGACAACGATTGGTTCGTTGCCCCTACTGGAAGTTCTCCAGCTACGATCTAACTATGTCAGGAAGGGCAGGACATGGAGTCCTGTTGAAGGGCAATTTCAACGCCTCAAGTTCTTGAAAATTGATAACTGTAATCTGACATGTTGGGATGCAGATAGTTGTCATTTCCCGATTCTGGAAAAGCTTGTTCTTCATGATATGTGGTACTTGAAAGAGATCCCATGGGGTATTG CTATCAAAATAAAAGAGGACCAGCTTGAGTGCTATGGCAATGATGAACTTCAAATCCAAGTTGATATGGGTAAACATGAAGTGCAGAGCTTCATGGCAATGGTGGAAACAGAGGGCCTCACACTTAATAATATTCAATTTAATACAAACTTGTTTTGCTGA